A region of Anolis sagrei isolate rAnoSag1 chromosome 2, rAnoSag1.mat, whole genome shotgun sequence DNA encodes the following proteins:
- the LOC132765643 gene encoding C-type lectin domain family 2 member B-like isoform X1 gives MCGTVAVKGSNQKLFSCYSKRLLKDNSILLRSKEMTDCEDLLEAELNKQPFTNGTCGNEADTLNNFAVNEDYRPNTSERTEQTGKYLRMMCTSKRQNRWKISTFGAILSNVVTAVICLNLTKSSCGSCPATISPPCPSGWVEHEGKCYYFSESEGTWNSSQSNCSAFGASLVMIEDQKEMDFINQTKGPTEYWIGLTRKDGQPWEWADGSIFNNWFEIRTNGFCAYLDDDRVGSTLCGTKRNWICSKSAHIS, from the exons ATGTGCGGTACTGTTGCTGTGAAAGGATCTAACCAAAAATTGTTTTCTTGTTACTCTAAACGTCTTCTAAAAGATAATAGTATTCTGCTGAGGAGCAAAGAAATGACTGACTGCGAGGATCTCCTGGAAGCGGAGTTGAACAAGCAGCCATTTACCAATGGGACCTGTGGAAATGAAGCAGACACTTTAAACAATTTTGCAGTTAATGAAGATTACAGACCAAACACTTCAGAACGAACAGAACAGACAGGCAAATACTTAAGAATGATGTGCACAT CTAAAAGACAAAACCGGTGGAAGATCTCGACTTTTGGGGCTATTCTCAGCAATGTAGTCACTGCAGTCATTT GTTTGAACCTGACCAAATCATCATGTGGCTCATGCCCAGCAACAATTTCCCCCCCTTGTCCTTCGGGTTGGGTTGAGCATGAGGGCAAATGCTACTACTTTTCTGAATCTGAAGGGACTTGGAACTCCAGCCAGAGCAATTGCTCTGCATTTGGTGCTTCTCTGGTTATGATTGAAGATCAAAAGGAAATG GACTTCATAAATCAAACTAAGGGACCAACTGAATATTGGATTGGCCTGACAAGGAAGGATGGGCAACCCTGGGAATGGGCAGATGGATCCATCTTCAATAACTG GTTTGAAATTAGAACTAATGGATTTTGTGCATATTTGGATGATGACAGGGTTGGTTCAACGTTGTGTGGGACAAAACGAAATTGGATTTGTAGCAAGTCGGCTCATATTTCCTGA
- the LOC132765643 gene encoding C-type lectin domain family 2 member B-like isoform X3: MHAVRFPRLRLFTDNSILLRSKEMTDCEDLLEAELNKQPFTNGTCGNEADTLNNFAVNEDYRPNTSERTEQTGKYLRMMCTSKRQNRWKISTFGAILSNVVTAVICLNLTKSSCGSCPATISPPCPSGWVEHEGKCYYFSESEGTWNSSQSNCSAFGASLVMIEDQKEMDFINQTKGPTEYWIGLTRKDGQPWEWADGSIFNNWFEIRTNGFCAYLDDDRVGSTLCGTKRNWICSKSAHIS; the protein is encoded by the exons ATGCATGCCGTCCGCTTTCCTAGGTTGCGACTATTCACAG ATAATAGTATTCTGCTGAGGAGCAAAGAAATGACTGACTGCGAGGATCTCCTGGAAGCGGAGTTGAACAAGCAGCCATTTACCAATGGGACCTGTGGAAATGAAGCAGACACTTTAAACAATTTTGCAGTTAATGAAGATTACAGACCAAACACTTCAGAACGAACAGAACAGACAGGCAAATACTTAAGAATGATGTGCACAT CTAAAAGACAAAACCGGTGGAAGATCTCGACTTTTGGGGCTATTCTCAGCAATGTAGTCACTGCAGTCATTT GTTTGAACCTGACCAAATCATCATGTGGCTCATGCCCAGCAACAATTTCCCCCCCTTGTCCTTCGGGTTGGGTTGAGCATGAGGGCAAATGCTACTACTTTTCTGAATCTGAAGGGACTTGGAACTCCAGCCAGAGCAATTGCTCTGCATTTGGTGCTTCTCTGGTTATGATTGAAGATCAAAAGGAAATG GACTTCATAAATCAAACTAAGGGACCAACTGAATATTGGATTGGCCTGACAAGGAAGGATGGGCAACCCTGGGAATGGGCAGATGGATCCATCTTCAATAACTG GTTTGAAATTAGAACTAATGGATTTTGTGCATATTTGGATGATGACAGGGTTGGTTCAACGTTGTGTGGGACAAAACGAAATTGGATTTGTAGCAAGTCGGCTCATATTTCCTGA